The genomic window cacaatcATTTCAGTAAGTTAGTTGCCGCATGGGAAAGCACGTTTGTGGCAATTATCACATTCATTCAGGAAGGTAGTTGCCATACAGTCATGATAGTTTATCAACTACCACGTTTGCCTCATACTGCACTCTCAAAAACaactaactagatctagggttccaTGGCAACTACAGTGACTTCAAATTCAACCTCAAAGTTCTCCCTCGAACTGATTGCAAACACCAATTCGAACCAATGCGCAACTAACAAACCGGGAGACACCTGCCCAATCCCAAGGCACAACTAGTGCATGTCTCTGGACAGGCATAACCACCCCGACGAGGCCGCCGCCGCGGCGTCCACGAAACTGCCCAGTGCCACCGAAGACGGCTAGCGCACAGGACTCCGCCGCCGGCGGGAGCGCCGACGCACCGCCAAATCGCCTGAATCTCTACGAATCTCGAGCGAGGAATCGAACAGGGAGGGAAGGGGGGAAAATGCAGGAAGGGATTGTGAGAGTTGGAGCGAGCATTACCTTCACTCCGCAGGCGCTCCGGCGAAgccgctccgttccggcgagcaccaccgacggccgcgaacaccgtcgattcttccgcctccgctgtcgccttctcccctcgccttctcctccaATGGTTTGAACAGCGAAGTGGGTTGTGCCAGCAACTGCAGGGGTGAGTAAATGGCAccgtgagggagagggggagaggtgcGCGACGTGTTTGACGACAACCGCGATCGgcgcgtggcgtgcgggcgcatagcagttccaccgcacgcccccgagtggcaaccgctgaccgcggGAGGACAACCAACGTGCGGGCGACCTGTCTCGCACACCGCACACGCGCCTCGTCCTATGTGGCGCAAAAAAACGACCGgattgtgccaagattcgtgcacaaAGTACCCAACGGTGATTGTTGCGTGCGTTCGAGATGGTGAACGCCCACACGTACATTTCCGTTTTTTTATTAATAGGTATAGAATACCACTTGTTTTTGCCTGTCAGTCCTCGCCTCCGATTCTCACCTTTTCCCCGTCTCCAGCTCCAGCCGCCCCAAAACCCTAGGTCACCGTCGCAATCCCGCTGCAAATCGGAACATAACGCGGCACCCGGAGATGCCGCGGAAACGGCGCACGGAGACGCCTCCCCGCGAGGGCAAGAAGCTGAAGCCGGAGAAGGCGGCCGTAATCCCTCGCCAGATCGCCCGTACCGGCAGCGGCGGTAGGGCCTCCGTCGGTGTACCTGGTGGTCGGCCATGACGTCACTCGCCCCGCCTACTCCATAGTCAAGGTGAACCCCTTCTTCCCTCGCCGCCGCGCCCCAATACCGATCCCAGGACATCTCGTCCGCCTTGAGTCCAAGCACTGCATGTCCTTCGTCGCCGTGCGGTCGAGGCACGGCCCGTGGATCGTCGGCGTCGGCGGCAACGCACCCATTGACTACGGCCCCGAGACCATCGTCTTCGACACCAGGACGCACCAGGTGATCCCGGGACCGAAGCTCGTGTCGACCAAGCTCTGCCCGATCCTGCTACCGGTCGGCGACAGGATCTATGCCCTGACACGTTACCCTGCCATGAAGGGGGGTATCAATTTCGTGCCTTGGTTCCAGGTGCTCGATCTCTCCCAGGCGCGAGTGGTCAGTGGCCGTCTCGTGGACTGCAAATGGGAGCAGCTGCCCCGGCCGCCCTGCTTCCCCTGGGAGCTCTCCCCAAGGCACTACATCTTCCCGCCGATGGTCAGGGTCAGGTCCTTTGTATCCGTGAGCTCCTGCATTCTGGTGTCGATGGATGAACAGAAGGGCACGCACATGTTCAACTTGGAGACACAGCAATGGTCGAAACTGGACGACAAGAATCTGCCATTCACCGGAGGCGCCGTCCCTCATGGCCCCCTGTTCCTTGGCTTTTCAACTGCCGCCAAAAGGATCGCCGCTTACAACATCACAGTCTGCGCCACCGACTCACCAAGCCCAAGCATCACAGCAGGGTCCCTATCCTTGTCAATTACTGAGTTCCCGGTGGTGGATGAGGCAGGGGAGGAGGTCGTTAGCAATGGCAAATTTGTTTCCCTCGGGAACCATGGCTTCTGTTCGTTTAGATGTCGCACCGATGACCTTGTGCTCGGTACTCTTGAGCATACACGGGAACTTGTCACCATGAGAGCATACGCAACAGAGGAACACCTCTCACAAGATCACCTCAAGTCTGTTCGCAACGTAGTGATCTCCAGCCAAATGGAACAGGTTTACAGCGTCCGCGATTCACTTCGGGGACTTTCTTGGCCATCCTTGGTAGATGTGATATCCCTGTGATGTAATGAGTAAGCCCCTTTGGCACAGTACTTCACCACATTGCTTACTTTATTAATTCATAATTGTGATTCAGTTAGAGAATCTGGGCAAGTTTTAGttcctccctccgttccatattagttcctgatttagtacaactttatactaaatcagcgacaactaatatggaatGGAGAAAGTATTTATTCAATTAGGAAAAAAGAACACACGACATGCTTTATTTATTATTTAGTTCAGAATTTTAATATTTTTCTATGCTTTTTACATATTACACTTTACACTACATAACTTGCTTAGTCCCGACCAAACCATATACAAACAGAAAACCGTACCTCGAGTCCTCGACCC from Triticum aestivum cultivar Chinese Spring chromosome 3B, IWGSC CS RefSeq v2.1, whole genome shotgun sequence includes these protein-coding regions:
- the LOC123067744 gene encoding uncharacterized protein, encoding SLARSPVPAAAVGPPSVYLVVGHDVTRPAYSIVKVNPFFPRRRAPIPIPGHLVRLESKHCMSFVAVRSRHGPWIVGVGGNAPIDYGPETIVFDTRTHQVIPGPKLVSTKLCPILLPVGDRIYALTRYPAMKGGINFVPWFQVLDLSQARVVSGRLVDCKWEQLPRPPCFPWELSPRHYIFPPMVRVRSFVSVSSCILVSMDEQKGTHMFNLETQQWSKLDDKNLPFTGGAVPHGPLFLGFSTAAKRIAAYNITVCATDSPSPSITAGSLSLSITEFPVVDEAGEEVVSNGKFVSLGNHGFCSFRCRTDDLVLGTLEHTRELVTMRAYATEEHLSQDHLKSVRNVVISSQMEQVYSVRDSLRGLSWPSLVDVISL